Proteins found in one Amycolatopsis umgeniensis genomic segment:
- a CDS encoding TetR/AcrR family transcriptional regulator: MAKPTAKERILDSYEEILIEQGPGGITLEAVAAHAGVSKGGLLYHFGSKDALVDGMMERLARLSDEDIERARKAPEGVVLYYLRTAITDVTMQKPLHRTTMATIRILLNEPRVADVVKTYNKKIHDMISENVDDPLTAELVILVGDGLYLRAALGGEDPSHLLDRMDEISARIQR, from the coding sequence ATGGCGAAGCCCACGGCGAAGGAACGCATCCTCGACTCGTACGAGGAGATACTCATCGAACAGGGGCCCGGCGGCATCACCTTGGAAGCCGTCGCCGCGCACGCCGGGGTGTCGAAGGGCGGCCTGCTCTACCACTTCGGCTCGAAGGACGCCCTGGTCGACGGCATGATGGAACGTCTGGCCCGGCTCTCGGACGAAGACATCGAGCGCGCGCGAAAGGCACCCGAAGGGGTCGTTCTGTACTACCTGCGCACCGCGATCACCGACGTCACGATGCAGAAGCCGCTGCACCGCACGACCATGGCGACGATCCGGATCCTGCTGAACGAGCCGCGGGTCGCCGACGTCGTGAAGACGTACAACAAGAAGATCCACGACATGATCAGCGAGAACGTCGACGATCCGCTGACCGCGGAGCTCGTCATCCTGGTCGGCGACGGGCTCTACCTGCGGGCCGCGCTCGGCGGCGAAGACCCGAGCCACCTGCTCGACCGGATGGATGAGATCTCGGCCCGGATCCAGCGCTGA
- a CDS encoding PPOX class F420-dependent oxidoreductase, with protein MTDSALLAILAGHNLGTLATIKRDGRPQLSTVNYLYDADAGAILISITAPRAKTKNLQRDPRATFHVANESGGSYVVVEGPAVLTPTAASRDDATVDALVDHYRRARGEHPDWEEFRDAMVADQRVLLTIPIERVYGLDRV; from the coding sequence ATGACCGACTCCGCGCTTCTCGCGATCCTCGCCGGGCACAACCTCGGCACCCTCGCCACCATCAAACGGGACGGCAGGCCCCAGCTCTCGACCGTCAACTACCTCTACGACGCGGACGCCGGCGCGATCCTGATCTCGATCACCGCGCCGCGCGCCAAGACCAAGAACCTCCAGCGCGACCCGCGGGCGACGTTCCACGTCGCGAACGAGAGTGGCGGCAGCTACGTCGTCGTCGAGGGCCCTGCCGTGCTCACGCCGACAGCGGCTTCGCGCGATGATGCGACCGTCGACGCGCTGGTGGACCACTACCGGCGGGCGCGGGGCGAGCATCCGGACTGGGAAGAGTTCCGGGACGCCATGGTCGCCGACCAGCGCGTGCTGCTGACCATCCCGATCGAGCGCGTCTACGGCCTGGATCGCGTTTAG
- a CDS encoding MarR family winged helix-turn-helix transcriptional regulator → MTPTTPGTRSKSDLDLADTLGHELVRLVRLVNRAKSQVSKQGPDGIERAAYAILFCLIHVGPQRTSKLAEFLHSEISTISRQSSSLVQHGLIERLADPEDGRACLLAPTAEGLRVFEENRKQRNQWLAEVLGAWSDADRETLNSLFHRLNDDIEKTSPQFADPASASKAKGA, encoded by the coding sequence ATGACACCCACGACACCCGGCACCAGGTCGAAGTCCGACCTCGATCTGGCCGACACCCTCGGGCATGAGCTCGTGCGGCTCGTCCGCCTGGTCAACCGGGCCAAGTCCCAGGTGTCCAAGCAGGGGCCGGACGGCATCGAGCGGGCCGCGTACGCGATCCTCTTCTGCCTCATCCACGTCGGGCCCCAGCGGACCAGCAAACTCGCCGAGTTCCTGCACTCCGAGATCTCGACCATCAGCAGGCAGTCGAGCTCCCTCGTCCAGCACGGGCTGATCGAGCGCCTGGCCGACCCCGAAGACGGCCGCGCCTGCCTGCTCGCACCGACCGCCGAAGGGCTCCGGGTGTTCGAGGAGAACCGCAAGCAACGGAACCAGTGGCTCGCCGAGGTACTCGGTGCTTGGTCCGACGCAGACCGGGAAACCCTCAACTCGCTGTTCCACCGGCTGAACGACGACATCGAAAAAACATCTCCACAGTTCGCCGACCCCGCGTCGGCGTCGAAGGCCAAGGGGGCCTGA
- a CDS encoding MFS transporter has protein sequence MSSAVESPPSVHEEGPRLSHRQIVTILIGLMSGMFLAALDQTIVGTSIVRIANDLNGFDLQAWITTAYLITSTIVTPIYGKLSDIYGRKPFYIAAISIFLVGSVASAFATSMYELAAFRAIQGLGAGGLMSLAMTIMGDIVPPRERARYQGYFLAVFGISTVLGPVLGGFFADFDSLGSFFGTPIDGWRWVFLINVPIAIVALFVVAKVLNVPHQRHDHKIDWWGGLALVVAVVPFLIVAEQGNKWGWGSQNAIICYAIGAVGVIAFIFIEKLMKDAALIPLRLFKNSTFTVAIIGGVIVGVAMFGAIMMIPQYMQVVQGYSPTESGLLMIPLMAGIMSGSIISGQITSKTGRYKVFPVVGTLLIAAGAFFFAQVEYNSALWHPLVAAAIIGLGLGACMQTLIIAVQNAGPRSDMGVSTASATFFRQIGGTAGVAVFLTILFNVLPGNITKAFGGNAPTGEGAAALGDLSTNTSGIANLPEAIKTPVLIGFTESITTVFYVAGAVALLATLVLMFMKEIPLLGGSAPSAASALEGGEALLEEEAAPVESAAEKTVVTAPVEPGKHALSNGNGNGNGVYRAGSAQISGHVRRDDATNVAGAALTLIDHNGNQVARTHTSENGVYSFAGIVGGRYTIVASGRWFRPVAATLTATGAGVLRHDVELVSTILLSGVARTDGDRVVPDARITVLDSSGGVAAVARTDAEGNYTISDLPAGTYTVIASGYPPATSRVELLGGDQAEHDVRLSYDQALDELVDHS, from the coding sequence ATGAGTTCCGCAGTAGAAAGTCCGCCATCTGTTCACGAAGAGGGGCCCCGGCTCAGTCACCGTCAGATCGTCACGATCCTGATCGGCCTGATGTCGGGCATGTTCCTGGCGGCGCTCGACCAGACGATCGTGGGTACCTCGATCGTCCGCATCGCGAATGACCTCAACGGGTTCGACCTGCAGGCCTGGATCACCACGGCCTACCTGATCACCTCGACGATCGTCACGCCGATCTACGGCAAGCTGTCCGACATCTACGGTCGCAAGCCGTTCTACATCGCGGCGATCTCGATCTTCCTGGTCGGCTCGGTCGCGTCGGCGTTCGCGACGTCGATGTACGAGCTGGCCGCGTTCCGCGCGATCCAGGGGCTCGGCGCCGGCGGTCTGATGTCGCTGGCGATGACGATCATGGGCGACATCGTGCCGCCGCGGGAACGTGCCCGCTACCAGGGTTACTTCCTCGCCGTGTTCGGTATCTCCACCGTGCTCGGCCCGGTGCTCGGCGGGTTCTTCGCCGACTTCGACAGCCTCGGCAGCTTCTTCGGTACGCCGATCGACGGCTGGCGCTGGGTGTTCCTGATCAACGTGCCGATCGCGATCGTCGCGCTCTTCGTGGTCGCCAAGGTGCTCAACGTGCCGCACCAGCGCCACGACCACAAGATCGACTGGTGGGGCGGGCTCGCGCTCGTCGTCGCCGTTGTCCCGTTCCTGATCGTCGCCGAGCAGGGCAACAAGTGGGGCTGGGGCTCGCAGAACGCGATCATCTGCTACGCCATCGGCGCCGTCGGCGTGATCGCCTTCATCTTCATCGAGAAGCTGATGAAGGACGCGGCGCTGATCCCGCTGCGGCTGTTCAAGAACTCGACCTTCACGGTCGCGATCATCGGCGGCGTCATCGTCGGTGTGGCGATGTTCGGCGCGATCATGATGATCCCGCAGTACATGCAGGTGGTGCAGGGCTACTCCCCGACCGAATCGGGTCTGCTGATGATCCCGCTGATGGCGGGCATCATGAGCGGTTCGATCATCTCGGGCCAGATCACCAGCAAGACCGGCCGCTACAAGGTGTTCCCGGTGGTCGGCACGCTGCTGATCGCGGCGGGCGCGTTCTTCTTCGCGCAGGTCGAGTACAACAGCGCGCTGTGGCACCCGCTGGTCGCGGCCGCGATCATCGGTCTCGGCCTCGGTGCCTGCATGCAGACGCTGATCATCGCGGTGCAGAACGCGGGCCCGCGCAGCGACATGGGCGTCTCGACCGCTTCGGCGACCTTCTTCCGGCAGATCGGTGGTACCGCGGGTGTCGCGGTGTTCCTGACGATCCTGTTCAACGTCCTGCCGGGCAACATCACCAAGGCGTTCGGCGGCAACGCGCCGACCGGGGAAGGCGCCGCGGCGCTGGGCGATCTGTCGACGAACACGAGCGGTATCGCGAATCTGCCCGAGGCCATCAAGACCCCGGTGCTGATCGGCTTCACCGAGTCGATCACCACGGTGTTCTACGTGGCGGGCGCGGTCGCGCTGCTGGCGACGCTGGTGCTGATGTTCATGAAGGAGATCCCGCTTCTCGGCGGCTCGGCCCCTTCGGCCGCGTCGGCTCTCGAGGGCGGCGAAGCACTTCTCGAAGAGGAAGCCGCACCTGTCGAATCGGCCGCCGAGAAGACTGTCGTGACAGCGCCTGTCGAACCCGGCAAGCACGCGCTGAGCAACGGGAACGGGAACGGCAACGGCGTCTATCGGGCGGGATCCGCGCAGATCAGCGGGCACGTCCGCCGGGACGACGCGACGAACGTCGCGGGGGCGGCGCTGACCCTGATCGACCACAACGGCAACCAGGTGGCCAGGACGCACACGAGCGAGAACGGCGTGTACTCCTTCGCCGGGATCGTGGGCGGCCGGTACACGATCGTCGCCAGCGGTCGCTGGTTCCGGCCGGTCGCGGCGACGCTGACCGCCACCGGCGCCGGCGTGCTGCGCCACGACGTCGAACTGGTCAGCACGATCCTGCTGAGCGGGGTCGCCCGCACCGACGGGGACCGGGTGGTGCCGGACGCGCGGATCACCGTGCTCGACTCCTCGGGCGGCGTCGCCGCCGTGGCGAGGACCGACGCGGAGGGCAACTACACGATCAGCGACCTGCCCGCCGGGACGTACACGGTGATCGCCAGCGGCTACCCGCCCGCCACCAGCCGGGTGGAGCTGCTGGGCGGTGACCAGGCCGAACACGACGTCCGGCTGAGCTACGACCAGGCACTCGACGAGCTCGTCGACCACTCCTGA
- a CDS encoding VTT domain-containing protein, with the protein MSEVYTEAAGIGVSWLDTAGPVLVWVIVLSFIFVECALIIGLFLPGDSLLFAAGVVLAQHGSDLNAWLLSAAALLVAILGNQVGYYIGRGTGTKLIARRGGKVLNKHNLERARSFLDRRGFFAIVAARWIPWIRTLAPLIAGTARMDPRRFALATALGGLLWVPTLVLLGYYGAGLLDQLPWVKTAALWISIAFFVAGTAYGFIRYRQEMRRPVEEAEENATT; encoded by the coding sequence GTGAGTGAGGTGTACACCGAGGCCGCGGGCATCGGCGTGAGCTGGCTCGACACCGCCGGGCCGGTGCTCGTCTGGGTGATCGTGCTGAGCTTCATCTTCGTGGAGTGCGCGCTGATCATCGGGCTTTTCCTGCCCGGCGACTCCCTGCTGTTCGCCGCCGGGGTCGTCCTCGCGCAGCACGGCTCCGATCTGAACGCGTGGCTGCTCTCGGCCGCCGCACTGCTCGTCGCGATCCTCGGCAACCAGGTGGGCTACTACATCGGCCGGGGCACCGGCACGAAACTGATCGCCCGGCGTGGTGGCAAGGTCCTGAACAAGCACAATCTCGAACGCGCCAGGTCGTTCCTGGACCGGCGGGGTTTCTTCGCCATCGTCGCCGCGCGCTGGATCCCGTGGATCCGCACGCTGGCGCCCCTCATCGCGGGGACCGCGCGGATGGATCCGCGCCGGTTCGCGCTCGCGACCGCGCTCGGCGGGCTGCTCTGGGTGCCGACGCTGGTGCTGCTCGGCTACTACGGCGCCGGTCTGCTGGACCAGCTGCCGTGGGTCAAGACGGCGGCCCTGTGGATCAGCATCGCGTTCTTCGTGGCGGGCACGGCCTACGGCTTCATCCGCTATCGCCAGGAGATGCGGCGCCCGGTCGAAGAAGCCGAAGAGAACGCGACGACCTAG